In Streptomyces camelliae, the sequence TTGCGCCGGCGCATGCCCTGCTGGGTGTCCGGCAGGGCGCGGCCGGCGCCCGGCGGGCGTGGCGTGTGCAGCGGTGCGGTCATGCCTGCGTCAATCCTCGGTGTCCGCCGCCCGGCGTCACGCCTGCGGCCCGGTGTCCGTCCCCCGCTCCAGCAGCGGGGCCGCGTCGGAGAGTACCCCGGTGATCCTCTCCAGCGTGGCCTCGTCCCGTTCCACCGCCTCCAGCACCGGACCCGCGGCTGTGTTCCAGCGGCGCGCCACCGCGGCCGGATCTTCGCCGGTGAGCAGCCCCGCGGCCTGCGCGGCGGCCCCGAGGGCGACCAGTTCCCGGGCCTCGGGCACCTGGACCGGCCGTCCTGACAGCCGCCGTACCGTCTGCTGCCAGGCCGTTCCCCGGGCCCCGCCGCCGATCAGCAGCAGCGGGGTGCTGCGGTCCGCGTCCTCGTCCAGGACCAGGTCGAGGGCCCCGAGCAGCGCGTGCACGGCACCGTCGTACGCGGCCTGGAGCAGCTGGCCCCCGGTCGTGTCGTGGCGCAGGCCGTGCAGCAGCCCGGAGGCGTGCGGCAGGTTCGGGGTGCGCTCGCCATCCAGGTACGGCAGCAGGGTGACCGAGCCGCCCGGCTCCACCGCCTCGCGCTCCAGCCCCAGCAGCGCCGCGACGCGGTCCACGGCGAGCGTGCAGTTCAGGGTGCAGGCCAGCGGCAGCCAGTCCCCGTGCGCATCGGCGAAGCCCGCCACCGTGCCCGTCGGATCGGCCGGGCGGTGCGTGGAGACGGCGTACACCGTGCCGGACGTGCCGAGGCTGAGCACCGGGGTGCCCGGGCGCAGACCGAGACCGAGCGCCGCCGCCGCGTTGTCGCCGGTGCCAGGGGCGACCAGCGTGCCCTTGGAGAAGGGCAGGTCATGGCTGTCACGCACGGTGCCGGCCACCTCGCCCGGCCGCACCACGCGGGGCAGCAGCGCCGGGTCGAGACCGATGTGCGCGAGGGTCTCCTCGTCGTAGCCTTCCGTTCCGGACGCCCACCAGCCGGTGCCCGAAGCGTCGCCGCGGTCGGTCGTGCCCTGCCCGGTCAGGCGCTCGGTGAGGTAGTCGTGGGGCAGCCGTACCGCCCGGGTCGCGCGGACCGCCTCCGGCTCGTGCTCGGCCAGCCACGCCCACTTCGTGACGGTGAACGACGCGCCGGGCACGCTGCCGGTGCGCTCCGCCCAGGCCTTCGGCCCGCCCAGTTCGTCGACCAGTCGGCGGGCCTGCGGCGCCGAGCGGACGTCGTTCCACAGCAGCGCCGGACGCACCGGCTCGCCCCGCTCGTCCAGGGTGACCAGGCCATGCTGCTGGCCGCCGACGGACACCGCCGCCGCCTCGTGCGCGGCGTCACCGCACTGGCTGAGTGCTTCGCACAGCGCGTCCCACCACTGACGCGGATCACTCTCCCGGCCCGCGCCCGAGGACACGGTGTGCGGCGCCTGGCCGCTCGCCACCACCTGCCCGGTCGACGCGTCGACGACCAGTGCCTTCGTGGACTGGGTGGATGTGTCCACGCCGACGACGAGCGGACCCTCGGCTGCTGACATCGGGCTCTCCTCTTCCGCGGATGTGCGGTATCTGCATCTTGTCTCTTCCCAGCGGTGCGCGGGCATACTAATTTGTAAACGGCCATGACGAAATAGTCGCAACGCAGCAAGGAGCCGCGGCATGAGCTACCAGCCCACCCCCGAGGACAGGTTCACCTTCGGCCTGTGGACCGTCGGCTGGCAGGGAAGGGACCCGTTCGGCGACGCCACCCGACGCGCCCTCGACCCGGTCGAGACGGTCCAGCGCCTGGCCGAGCTGGGCGCCCACGGAGTGACCTTCCACGACGACGACCTGATCCCCTTCGGCGCCTCGGACACCGAGCGCGAGTCGCACATCAAGCGGTTCCGACAGGCCCTGGACGCCACCGGCATGACCGTCCCGATGGCCACCACCAACCTCTTCACACACCCCGTCTTCAAGGACGGCGCGTTCACCGCCAACGACCGCGACGTACGCCGCTACGCGCTGCGCAAGACCATCCGCAACATCGACCTCGCGGTCGAGCTGGGCGCCAAGATCTACGTCGCCTGGGGCGGACGTGAGGGCGCCGAGTCCGGCGCCGCCAAGGACGTACGCGCGGCCCTGGATCGCATGAAGGAGGCCTTCGACCTCCTCGGCGAGTACGTCACCGCCCAGGGCTACGACCTCCGCTTCGCCATCGAGCCCAAGCCGAACGAGCCGCGCGGCGACATCCTGCTGCCCACCGTCGGACACGCCCTGGCCTTCATCGAGCGGCTGGAGCGCCCCGAGCTGTACGGCGTCAACCCTGAGGTCGGGCACGAGCAGATGGCCGGCCTGAACTTCCCGCACGGCATCGCGCAGGCCCTGTGGGCGGGCAAACTGTTCCACATCGACCTCAACGGCCAGTCCGGCATCAAGTACGACCAGGACCTGCGGTTCGGCGCGGGTGACCTGCGGGCGGCGTTCTGGCTGGTCGACCTGCTGGAGAGCGCCGGCTACGCGGGTCCCCGGCACTTCGACTTCAAGCCGCCGCGGACCGAGGACCTCGACGGCGTGTGGGCGTCGGCGGCGGGCTGCATGCGCAACTACCTGATTCTGAAGGAGCGTGCGGCCGCCTTCCGGGCCGACCCGGAGGTCCAGGAGGCGCTGCGTGCCTCCCGGCTGGACCAGCTGGCGCAGCCGACCGCCGCCGACGGCCTGCAGGCCCTGCTCGCCGACCGCACGGCCTTCGAGGACTTCGACGTGGAGGCGGCCGCCGCACGCGGCATGGCCTTCGAACGGCTCGACCAGCTGGCGATGGACCACCTGCTCGGGGCGCGTGGCTGAACGGCCCCACGCGCGCGTGCCGTTACCGGAGCGTGAGAAGGGGCCGGGGCGAACGGCGGTGACGTGAGCCGCTCGCTCCCGGCCCTCATCGAGTTCCGCGGAGCCGCCGGAAAACCGGTCACAGCCCCTCGGACACGTGCCGGGTTAAGCGCCTTCGCCCGCGCGGAGACCTGCACGCGCGAAGGCAGCCCGGCGACGACCAGTCAGAATTCGTTGTCCACCTCCGACTTCGTGCCAGACGGCGCCACGGCCGGAGCGGCCTCCGGATCCGTGCCGGTACGAGCCACGGTGAGAGCGGCGGCCGGGTCGTCGTCCGGCCCGCTCACCGGGATCCAGTGGCCGGCCTCGGCGCGATACGGCCACCAGTGCCCGTCGGCGTCCAGGCGCAGCTGAACGCCTTCGCCGGCCACGGTCCACCGGTTGCCGCTCCGGTCGAACGACGGCTCCTCGCCCTCCTCCCAGGCCGCGTCCAGCACCACGCGTGCGCGTGCGAGCGCCGCGCCTTCCACCGGCCGCTCCTCGTCGAGCACGGCCAGGGCCACCGCACCTCCGGCGCGCCAGGCCCGGACAGCGGCCGTCAACCCTTCGCGGCCGCGCCCTGACCCTTCGGCGAGCCGCTCGGTGACGGCACCGACGGGCGCTTCGCAGGCAAGGCGTACGGCGTCCTGCTCGGCGGTTGCGGCGGTTGCGGCGGTTGTGGTGGAGCTGTCCTGCGGGTCGCCGCGAAGGATCTCGGCGAGCAGCCGGTACGCCTCCACGGCAGTGCGGCCCGCCAGGTGCCCCAGAGCCACAGGATCGATCGCGGGTGGCTCTGCCGCACCGGTGTCGAAGGATGGCGGCGTGCCGGGCGTCCGGGGCAGTCCGGGCAGCTCGGGCAGCGGTGGCAGGATGTCCCCGGCCGCCCACGCCTCCGCCGCGTCCACGCCCTCGGGTCCGGGCGGGGTGACTTCGGCGCGGGGTGCGACGCTGCGCACCTGCAGCTCCGCCAGAAGCACGTCCCTTTCCCGCCCGCGCAGCAGCAGGAGCAGCAATGGATCGTCGTCCAGCAGGCGCGCGACCTGGTGGCACAGCGCTGCGGTGTGTCCGCAGTGGTCCCACGTTCCGCAGTCGCAGGCGGGCTCCAGCTCCCCGAGGCCCGGCAGCAGCTCGATCCCGCTCACCGCGGCGTCCTCGATCAGGTGCGGGGGAAGCTCCCGGTCGAACAGCGCGGCCATGTGCCCGGCCTCCTCCACGGCCAGGTCCAGGAACCGCGCCCACTCCTCCTCGGACAGCACCGGCACCAGGACGTCGGCCCGGTGGGCGGCACCTCCGGGCTCCCGTACGACTGCCGTGACCCGGCCCGGACGTACGGTCGTCGCGCCGACGCCGCCCGCGCGCGCGAGCCGGCGTCCCGCCTTGACCGCCGCGCCGTCCAGGGCCGCGTCCTCCAGGGCCCGCAGCCAGGCGCGCCCCCACCAGCTCCGCGCGAATCCGCCCCCACGCACCGGCGGTTGCGCGGCGAACGTGCGGCCGGCCACGCGCGTGTGCTCGTCGTCGTAAGGGCTCATCGCGCCTCCCCGCGCAGTTCCACCAGTGCCGCCAGCTCCGCGTCCGTCAGCTCCGTCAGCGCCGCTTCACCGGTGGTGAGCACCGCGTCCGCCAACTCCCTTTTGCGGGCGAGCATGTCCGCGATCCGGTCCTCCAGAGTGCCCTCGGCGATCAGCCGGTGGACCTGCACCGGACGGGTCTGCCCGATGCGGTACGCACGGTCGGTCGCCTGCGCCTCGACCGCGGGGTTCCACCAGCGGTCATAGTGCACGACATGCTCGGCCCGGGTGAGGTTCAGGCCTGTCCCGGCGGCCTTCAAGGAGAGCAGGAACACCGGCACTTCACCGTCCTGGAAACGCCGTACCAGCGCCTCGCGCGCAGGGACCGGGGTCCCGCCGTGGAGCAGCAGCGACGGTACGCCGCGGGCGGCCAGATGGCGTTCGAGCAGGCGGGCCATGCGCACGTACTGCGTGAAGACGAGCACGCCCGAACCCTCCGTGAGGATCGTGCCGAGCAGCTCGTCCAGCAGCTCCAGCTTTCCCGAACGGCCGGCGAGCCGTGGATCGTCCTCTTTGAGGAACTGCGCCGGGTGATTGCAGATCTGCTTCAGGCCGGTCAGCAGTCGCACGATCAGGCCCCGGCGGACCATGGGGCCGGCAGCCGCGATCCGGTCCAGCGTCTCGCGGACCAACGCCTCGTACAGGCCTGCCTGTTCGGGTGTGAGAGGGACCGGACGGTCGCTCTCGGTCTTCGGCGGGAGCTCGGGGGCGATGCCGGGGTCCGACTTGCGCCGTCGCAGCAGGAACGGTCGCACGAGCTTCGACAGCCGCCGCGCGGCGGCCGGGTCGAGGCCGCCCTCGACCGGCTGCGCGTACCGCGCGTGGAAGGCGCCGAGGCGGCCGAGCAGGCCGGGGGTCGTCCAGTCGAGGATCGCCCACAGCTCCGTGAGATTGTTCTCCACCGGAGTGCCGGTGAGCGCCACGCGCGCGCGTGCGCCGAGGGAACGCAACGCTCGCGCGGTCGCCGAGTAGGGGTTCTTCACATGCTGCGCCTCGTCGGCCACGACCAGGCCCCAGGGCACCCCGGCGAGCCGCCCGGCGTCCAGACGCATCGTGCCGTACGTCGTCAGCACGAACTCCCCGGCCGCGACGGAGCCGAGATCGCGCGCGGGCCCGTGGAACCTGCGCACCGGCAGGCCCGGGGCGAACCGCTCGATCTCGCGCTGCCAGTTGCCGAGCAGGGAGGCCGGGCAGACGACGAGCGTGGGACCGATGGCCGAGGCGTCCGTCTGCCGGTGCAGATGCAGAGCGATCAGCGTGACCGTCTTGCCGAGACCCATGTCGTCGGCCAGACAGCAGCCCAGACCGAGGGACGTCATGCGCGCCAGCCAGTCGAGACCGTGCAGCTGGTAGTCCCGCAGTGTGGCGGCGAGGCTCGGCGGCGGTCCGACGACGCGCACCGGTTCGCTGTCCGTGAGCCGTTCCCGCAGCCGCTCCAGCCAGCCCGTCGAGCGCACGCCGACCTGCTGTCCGTCGGCTTCCGCCGAGCCCGTCAGAGCGGCGGCCAGCGCCTCGACGGCCGTGACGGGACGGTCCTGCCGCATCCGGGCGCGGTCCGCCTGCCGTGGGTCGACCAGGACCCACCCGTCGTGCAGCCGCACCAGGGGCCGCTTGGCCTCCGCCAGCCGGTCCAGCTCCGCCCGGGACACCTCCCGCCCGCCCAGCGAAAAGCCCCACGAGAACGCGACCGTCGTGTCCGCCGACAGGAGCGCCGAGGGAGCCGGGGCTTCTCCGGGACCGGCCGTGCCGTCGTCCCGCGGTCCGATCGTCGCGTGCACGGTGAGGTCGCGGGCCAGCTCCTTCGGCCAGTGGACGTCGACTCCCGCCGCGGTCAGCGCCCGGGTGCCTTCGCCCAGCAGTTCGGCGATCTCGTCGTCGGCGAGGTCCACAGCGTCCGGTACGGCGGAGGAGAGCAGCGGCGTCAACGGCGGCCAGGCGCGGACCGCGCGGCGCAGCGCCAGCAGCGCGTCCGCACGCGCGCGTGCACCGTACGTCTCGTGCGTGTGCCCGGCACCGGTCCACAGGCTTACGGCGTCGAGGACGTCCGTCGCCCGGCTCGGACCGTGCACTTGCAGTACCGCGCGGAACCGGGCTCCGCCGTCGTCCCGCGCGGTGGCGTCCACGTCGAGACCGGAGACCTCCATGCGCAGCGACAGCCGTACGCCCGCGTCGTGGCCGGCGGCGATGTCGTCCGCCCAGGCCCGCAGCTCGGGCAGGCGCCGCGGCTCGGTCGCCGCGTACGCGGGGCCGCCGGTCACCAAGGGGGCCGCGGGCGAGCGCGGGAGCACGTCGGCGAGCGCGTCAAGGAAGGCGCGCAGCAGCCGCTCCGGGTCGGGCAGCCGGGTCGGCTCCGCGGCCGTGAGCGGTACCGCGTGAGCCTCCGGTGGCATGGCGGCGGCGAGTTCGCGGACCAACTCCGCGTCCCGGGCGGACAGCGGGCCCACCCGCCAGGCGTCGTGATCGCCCGGGGAGAGACCCGGCAGAAGCAGGCCCCGGGCGAGGAAATGCAGGGCCAGTTCGCAGGCGGCGTGCCAGAAACGGGCCGAGCGGTGCCCCTGTGACAGCGCACGCGTGCGCGTGAGCATCGACAGGGCACTGGGTATGGGCAGCAGAAGCGCGGTCGTACGGACCTGTTCGACATCGCCGTCCGCCGCGGGCAGCACGATGTCCAGCTCCGCCGTGGAGCCGTCGGCGACGGCGGGCAGGGCTTCACCGTCCCGGCGCCAGAAGGCGAACCGGCCCGAGCGAGCCGGGTCGGACGGCAGGAACACGGCGCAGCAGCAGGCCAGTTCGGCCAGCTCGGAGGGCGGCTCCGTGGGAAGAGTCTGCACAGGGATGGCGCACTCCTCAAATTTGACTACCTGTCTCGGAGTCGCCGAGGGTACAGGAACGCCGAGCACAGCCCCTCGTGCCGATGCCGTGATCCGCGCCACTTCACAATCTGTTCGACCGGTGGCCGTCGTCAGCGGACGACATCGCATCGCGCGGCCGACAACTGGCTCGTGGCGGAGCGATACTGCGAGCAGAGCCCAGGCGCGACCATTAGGGGGCGGGCCTCGGGGATGTCTCAGGGTCGGGGCCCGGAACCGCGGGGAGCCCGGGGCCGTTTTCTGAGCAGAGAGCGGCAGTGGCCGCGAAGGAGGCGACGCTCATGTCCAAGAACGCGAAGATCGCCGCTGGAGGTGTGGCGGTCGGGCTGATCCTGCTGATATGGCTGCCCTGGTGGGTGGCGTTCCTGATCGTGGTCGGAGTCCCGGTGGCCGCGTATCTGGCCCTGGACCCCTCACAGCGGCGCAGGCTCCGCAGGGTGACGCGCAAGGAACTCGGCCGCTGAGGCGTTCGGCGGCGGACGGTCCGCGGCACCGGCTCGCACGGATGCCGGACGGCGGGGGCGGGTTGCACGGACCCCCAGCGCGGCCCTGACGGCCCCGTGGCCGCGCTGTCCCGCAGCGCGGCCACGGGGCGGGTGAGCGCGCGACCGGTGGCAGCCGAGGGCTGCCAGGTCTCAGCTCGGCCGGACAGCCATCTTGTCGAGGGCTTCCAGCAGCCCTGGCAGCTCGGGGCCCCGGCCCACCGGCAGCACCTCGCCCGGCTCGTCGTCCAGCAGGACGAACGCGATGTCGTCGGTTCGGGCCACGAGCGACCAGCCGGGGCCGTCGGCCCGCAGCGTCCGGGCGTCACCCGGGGCGAACGACGAGCGCACCCGGCCGAGCGGCGGCGGCGAGTCGACGTAGGCGCGCGCCTCCGCGAGCACCCGCCGGACCCCTCGATGGCCACTGTGCGGTACGTTTCCGCCCTCCACCAAGGGCTCGGCGGTCTCCTCGGTCTCCCTGCTCTGCGGGGAGGCTTCCGCGGCCTTTGCCGACGGGCCTGGCGTGGTGAACTCCTCGTCGTTGATCTGCTCCCGCCATGCCGCCCATTGCAGAGCGATCTCGTCGGCGCCCAGACGGCGCTGGGCCGGCCCCCAGATGCCGGTGTCCGGAGGGCTCAGCGGGGGTCCGTCGGCCACGTCGGGAGCGGGGTCGTGCGGTGCGGGGACGCCGGGTGCCGCGACGGCGACCGCCAGGGGCCAGCCGGGCAGGGCGGCCACGACCGCGCGCTCGTCCGGCGACAGCTCGTACTCCATGCCGCAGTCCCAGGACGCGATCGCCACGGCGACCAGCGAGACGTCGTCGATGACGACCGTCCAGCGGGCACCGGCGCCGTCCTGGCCCAGCACCAGGCCGTACCCGTCGGCACGGGGCGCGAGTCCCAGTGCGGCACATGCCTCCGGATAGTCGTCGCCCAGAACGCTCGGAAACTGCGCCGGCGTCAGCAGTACCGCCGTCAGCACGTACAGCGCATCGTCTGCGGCGGCGACGGCCTCATCATCCGTCCCGGCCATCCCAGCCTCCCAGTGGTTCGTCCAACGGCGCGCACCCTAGTGCGAGCGGAAGCCCGTTGTCACGACTCCCCACACCACGCGGAGCTGCAGGTTTCCGCCTGGACGGGGGCGAAACGTCCATGATGGACGCACGGTGTCCGATGGCGTGTGGACGGCCCGAGGAGAGCACGGATCCCAGCAGCACTGCCTCGAACACTTTGTGCGCACGCCCCTTCCGCTGCCCTGATCGAGCCCAGGGCCGCCGTCGCCGACGATTCACATGTCGTCACTCACCGTAGAGTTGAGCCTCCTTCGGGAGAAAGGAGGACGGCAGGGTGAAGCGGTTCGAACGGCTCGGCAGGATCCGCCGACTGGACCCGGTGGCGGACGCGGTGGAGATCTACCGGCTGAGCACGGCCTTCGAGTTCCCCTGGGACTACACGCGCGCGCTCGAACTGGCCCTGTACCGCACCTATGCCGTGCCGAGCATCGGCCGGCTGCTCGCCGAGACGGCGCAGCTGACCGAGCGCACGCAGAAGCGGTACGACGACACGGTGCTGCTCCTCGACACCATCGTGGAGAACGGCTTCGCGGCCGAGGAGGGCCGCACGGCGATCCGCCGCATCAACCAGATGCACCGCAGCTACGACATCAGCGACGACGACATGCGCTATGTGCTGAGCACCTTCGTCGTGGTGCCCAGACGATGGATCGACGCCTACGGATGGCGGCGGTTGTCCCGGCACGAGATCGTCGCCGCGACCGAGTACTACCGCACCCTGGGCCGGCACATGGGCATCCCCGGCATCCCCGGGACCTATGAGGAGTTCGAAGCACTCCTCGACGCCTACGAGCGGGACCACTTCGGCTGGGACGAACAGTCCCGGCAGGTCTCCGACGCCACCCTCGACCTGATGGCGTCCTGGTATCCGCGGCCGCTGGCACCGGTGCTGCGTACGGCGACCCTCGCCCTGCTCGACGAGCCGCTGCTGCACGCCTTCCGCTACGCGCCGCCCGGGGCGGCCACCACCGCGCTCGTGCGCCGCGCCGTACGCACGCGTGGCCGGCTCGTCCGGCTGCTGCCGCCGCGCCGCGCCCCGCACTTCGCCCGCCAGAACCGGGAGATCAAGGGCTACCCGAACGGCTACCGAGTCGACGGCCTGGGTACCCGCCCGGTCCCCGGACTGAGTGGCTGCCCGGTATGGCACAGGGACCCCTCGGCGGCCGAAGCAGCCGAGTGAGGCGAGGGCATCGCGCAGCCGGCGCCGGCAAGGAAGGCCGGCCGGCGCCGTGGCACGGTTGCCCGGCGGACCGGCCCCACCGGCGGTTCTCAGCCTGCGCGGCACGGCGCGAGGGGTGTCCGCAGCGGCGTGCCGCTCAGTTCTCGCGCGTCGCGAGCGCGAGAAAGCGCGCGTCCTCGTCGACGTACGACGTCATGCGCCATCCCGAACGGGCCAGGAGCGGACCGAGGTTGGTCTCGGCGCGCAGGTCGTCGGGGGTGACCTGGCGGCCCTGCCGGGCCGCGAGGGCGGCCCGCCCGATGGGGTGGAACAGCGCGAGCGTGCCGCCCGGCCGCACCACGCGCGCCAGTTCCCGCAGGTTGTCCACCGGGTTCGGCAGGTGGGCGATCAGACCGGCCGCGAAGACGGCGTCCAGCGTCTGCGGCCGCAGTGGCAGTGCGGCGACGTCGGCGAGCAGCAGCCACCCGTCCCGCTCCCGCCCCGCCCGCACGGCCGCCTGGAGCATCTCCGGCGTCAGGTCGGCACCCAGCACCACCCCGGAGGGGCCCACGGCGGCCCGGAGCGGCGGCAGGGCACGTCCGGTGCCGCAGCCCGCGTCCAGCACGCGGTCACCCGGCCGCAGTCCGAGGTCGTCCACGGCGGCCGCGTAGGCGGGGCCGTCGTCGGGGAACCGGCTGTCCCAGTCGGCGGCCCGGGCGCCGAAGAATTCCTGCACATGTGTGTGGTCGTCGCTCATGTTCCGCATGATTCCTCACCGTCACGAGGGATATGTAGGCGCACATGTTCGGGCCGGACCCGATCGTTCCGTCGCATCCACCTGTCATATTCCACCAGCTTTCGAAATGCGCCCCCTATGTGCGCCCGTGCCCCCTAGCGTCCCTTGGCCATGGGACACCTGGACCACGCCGCCTTCGGCTGGCTGACCCCCGTGCTGTCATACGTGATGGCCTGTACCGGCGCCGCACTCGGACTGCGCTGCACCGTCCGCGCGCTCGCCACCACCGGCCGCTCGCGCCGCAACTGGCTCGTCACCGCGGCCTCCGCGATCGGGACGGGCATCTGGACCATGCACTTCGTGGCCATGCTCGGCTTCCGCGTCAGCGGCACCGACATCCGCTACGACGTGCCGCTGACCATCCTCAGCCTCCTCGTCGCCATGGTCGTCGTCTGCGCCGGCGTCTTCGTCGTCGGCTACAGCCGCGCCCGCAACCGAGCGCTCCTGATCGGCGGACTCACCACCGGGCTGGGCGTCGCCAGCATGCACTACCTGGGCATGGCGGCGGTCCGGCTGCACGGAGACGTCCGGTACGACCCCGTCCTCGTCGGACTGTCGGTGCTGATCGCCGTAGTAGCGGCGACAGCGGCCCTGTGGGCCGGCCTCAACATCAAGTCGCCCCTCGCGGTCACCGTCGCCTCCCTCCTCATGGGAGCGGCCGTCAGCAGCATGCACTACACCGGGATGTTCGCGGTCAGCGTGCATGTGAACCCCTCCGGCGAGGCCCTGCCCGGGGCCACGGCGATGCAGTTCATCTTCCCCCTCGCCGTCGGCCTCGGGTCCTATCTCTTCATCACCTCGGCCTTCGTCGCCCTCTCACCCACCGCCGACGAGCGTGAGGCGTCCGCCTCCGCCCAGCGGCCCGTCGAGACCGTCGCCCGTTAGCGGGAGCCCGGCCCGAGCGCCCCGACCCCACGTCCCGAGCGAGGAGGCCATGCGCCCACCCCGTACCTCCCCGAAAGCCGGTGCCCCGGAACGCCCTCCGCGGGGCCGCCGTGCGCACGCCGGACCGCCCGCCGCCGAGGGCACCGACCGCCTCCTCGGCGCGTCGCCGACCACGGCACGCGCGCGCGTGAATCGCCGGCACCTGCGCCCTCGTACCGTGCGCGCCAAGGTGGTCAGCCTGCTGATGGTGCCTGTGGTCTCCCTGCTCGCGCTGTGGGCGTACGCCACCGTGAGCACCGCCCAGGACGTCGCGAGGCTGCGCCAGTCCGAGCGGGTCGACGCCGAACTGCGCACCCCGGTGGCCGCGGCCGTCGCCGCCCTGCAGGCCGAGCGCACCGCGGCCGTGCGCCACGCCACCGCACCGGGCGCGGACGACGGCAGCGACCTCCAGGGCCTCGCCGCCCGCACCGACCGGGCCGTCGCCGCACTGCGGCTCGGCAGCGACAGCACCGTCGCCGACAGCGAGGAGTTGCCCGCCGCGGTCTCCGGCCGCCTCGACGCCTTCGTCACCGGCGCCGAGCGGCTGCGCACGCTGCGTACGGCCGTACTCGACAACAAGGCCGGCTGGGACACGGTGTATACGCAGTACACGAAGACCATTGCGGCAGCCTTCGCCGTGGACGGTGCCCTCACCGGCATCCAGCAGGCTGACGTCGGCTCCGACGCGCGCGTACTGCTCGAATTCTCCCGGGCCGCCGAGGCACTGGCCCAGGAGGACGCATTGCTCAGCGGCGCGCGGACAACGGAGGGTCTCCGAGGCGAGCGACTGCGGTTGTTCAGCGCCGCTGCCGCCGCGCGCCGCAGCCTCACCGACACGGCCGTCGCCGATCTGCCCACCGCCCAGCGCGCTGCCTGGCGGGACCTGGCCGACAGCGGCTCCTACGCCTCACTCGGCAGCGCAGAGGACAAGATCGTCACCGCCGTGCCGGGCGCCAGGCAGGCCGGCGCGGCTCCACAGGCCGCCTGGAACGCCGCCCACGCACGCGTGCAGGAAGGAATGCGGAACATCGCGACGGACACGGGCCGGGCCGTCGCCGGCCGCGCCGATCCGGTCACGCGCGGTCTGCTCAGCCCCGCCGGTGCCGCCGTGCTCCTCGGCCTGGCCGCCGTCGCCGCCTCGCTGGTCATCTCCGTCCGCATCGGACGAGGGCTCGTGGTCGAGCTCGTCAGCCTGCGCAACGACGCCCTGGAGATCGCCCGTCGCAAGCTGCCGGAAGCGATGCGCAGACTGCGCGCGGGTGAGGAACTCGACATTCAGGCGGAGGCCCCCGCGGGACCACCGGCCGAGGACGAGACGGGCCAGGTCTCGGAGGCCCTGACCACCGTCCACCGGGCAGCCCTGCACGCCGCCGTGGAACGCGCCGAGCTCGCCAGCGGCA encodes:
- the xylA gene encoding xylose isomerase; amino-acid sequence: MSYQPTPEDRFTFGLWTVGWQGRDPFGDATRRALDPVETVQRLAELGAHGVTFHDDDLIPFGASDTERESHIKRFRQALDATGMTVPMATTNLFTHPVFKDGAFTANDRDVRRYALRKTIRNIDLAVELGAKIYVAWGGREGAESGAAKDVRAALDRMKEAFDLLGEYVTAQGYDLRFAIEPKPNEPRGDILLPTVGHALAFIERLERPELYGVNPEVGHEQMAGLNFPHGIAQALWAGKLFHIDLNGQSGIKYDQDLRFGAGDLRAAFWLVDLLESAGYAGPRHFDFKPPRTEDLDGVWASAAGCMRNYLILKERAAAFRADPEVQEALRASRLDQLAQPTAADGLQALLADRTAFEDFDVEAAAARGMAFERLDQLAMDHLLGARG
- a CDS encoding SWF or SNF family helicase, producing the protein MSPYDDEHTRVAGRTFAAQPPVRGGGFARSWWGRAWLRALEDAALDGAAVKAGRRLARAGGVGATTVRPGRVTAVVREPGGAAHRADVLVPVLSEEEWARFLDLAVEEAGHMAALFDRELPPHLIEDAAVSGIELLPGLGELEPACDCGTWDHCGHTAALCHQVARLLDDDPLLLLLLRGRERDVLLAELQVRSVAPRAEVTPPGPEGVDAAEAWAAGDILPPLPELPGLPRTPGTPPSFDTGAAEPPAIDPVALGHLAGRTAVEAYRLLAEILRGDPQDSSTTTAATAATAEQDAVRLACEAPVGAVTERLAEGSGRGREGLTAAVRAWRAGGAVALAVLDEERPVEGAALARARVVLDAAWEEGEEPSFDRSGNRWTVAGEGVQLRLDADGHWWPYRAEAGHWIPVSGPDDDPAAALTVARTGTDPEAAPAVAPSGTKSEVDNEF
- the xylB gene encoding xylulokinase, which encodes MSAAEGPLVVGVDTSTQSTKALVVDASTGQVVASGQAPHTVSSGAGRESDPRQWWDALCEALSQCGDAAHEAAAVSVGGQQHGLVTLDERGEPVRPALLWNDVRSAPQARRLVDELGGPKAWAERTGSVPGASFTVTKWAWLAEHEPEAVRATRAVRLPHDYLTERLTGQGTTDRGDASGTGWWASGTEGYDEETLAHIGLDPALLPRVVRPGEVAGTVRDSHDLPFSKGTLVAPGTGDNAAAALGLGLRPGTPVLSLGTSGTVYAVSTHRPADPTGTVAGFADAHGDWLPLACTLNCTLAVDRVAALLGLEREAVEPGGSVTLLPYLDGERTPNLPHASGLLHGLRHDTTGGQLLQAAYDGAVHALLGALDLVLDEDADRSTPLLLIGGGARGTAWQQTVRRLSGRPVQVPEARELVALGAAAQAAGLLTGEDPAAVARRWNTAAGPVLEAVERDEATLERITGVLSDAAPLLERGTDTGPQA
- a CDS encoding oxygenase MpaB family protein encodes the protein MKRFERLGRIRRLDPVADAVEIYRLSTAFEFPWDYTRALELALYRTYAVPSIGRLLAETAQLTERTQKRYDDTVLLLDTIVENGFAAEEGRTAIRRINQMHRSYDISDDDMRYVLSTFVVVPRRWIDAYGWRRLSRHEIVAATEYYRTLGRHMGIPGIPGTYEEFEALLDAYERDHFGWDEQSRQVSDATLDLMASWYPRPLAPVLRTATLALLDEPLLHAFRYAPPGAATTALVRRAVRTRGRLVRLLPPRRAPHFARQNREIKGYPNGYRVDGLGTRPVPGLSGCPVWHRDPSAAEAAE
- a CDS encoding DEAD/DEAH box helicase, producing MQTLPTEPPSELAELACCCAVFLPSDPARSGRFAFWRRDGEALPAVADGSTAELDIVLPAADGDVEQVRTTALLLPIPSALSMLTRTRALSQGHRSARFWHAACELALHFLARGLLLPGLSPGDHDAWRVGPLSARDAELVRELAAAMPPEAHAVPLTAAEPTRLPDPERLLRAFLDALADVLPRSPAAPLVTGGPAYAATEPRRLPELRAWADDIAAGHDAGVRLSLRMEVSGLDVDATARDDGGARFRAVLQVHGPSRATDVLDAVSLWTGAGHTHETYGARARADALLALRRAVRAWPPLTPLLSSAVPDAVDLADDEIAELLGEGTRALTAAGVDVHWPKELARDLTVHATIGPRDDGTAGPGEAPAPSALLSADTTVAFSWGFSLGGREVSRAELDRLAEAKRPLVRLHDGWVLVDPRQADRARMRQDRPVTAVEALAAALTGSAEADGQQVGVRSTGWLERLRERLTDSEPVRVVGPPPSLAATLRDYQLHGLDWLARMTSLGLGCCLADDMGLGKTVTLIALHLHRQTDASAIGPTLVVCPASLLGNWQREIERFAPGLPVRRFHGPARDLGSVAAGEFVLTTYGTMRLDAGRLAGVPWGLVVADEAQHVKNPYSATARALRSLGARARVALTGTPVENNLTELWAILDWTTPGLLGRLGAFHARYAQPVEGGLDPAAARRLSKLVRPFLLRRRKSDPGIAPELPPKTESDRPVPLTPEQAGLYEALVRETLDRIAAAGPMVRRGLIVRLLTGLKQICNHPAQFLKEDDPRLAGRSGKLELLDELLGTILTEGSGVLVFTQYVRMARLLERHLAARGVPSLLLHGGTPVPAREALVRRFQDGEVPVFLLSLKAAGTGLNLTRAEHVVHYDRWWNPAVEAQATDRAYRIGQTRPVQVHRLIAEGTLEDRIADMLARKRELADAVLTTGEAALTELTDAELAALVELRGEAR